The Anaerolineae bacterium region GCACGTCTCCTGTCAGGGCGCAGCCGCGGCTGATATGGCGGCCACGGCCGCGTCAACATCAGCTTCGGTTATGCCGTAGTGAGTCACGGCTCGGAACTTAGTGCCGCCTGGCTGCGAGACCAGCACTCCCCGCTCCTTGAGGCGGCTGAGAAACTCAGTCGGATCGTGAGGGCTCTTGGAGCCGAGCGTGAAGTAGATGATATCGGTCGGGTAGAGTTCCGGGTCAATCTCTATGTAGGGGGACTGAGCCAGCCCGTGGGCCAGCCGCTTGGCGTTGGCGTGGTCCTCGCTCAGGCGGTCTATCATTTCGGTCAGGGCCACCACTCCAGCGGCGGCGATCACCCCAGCTTGCCTCATGCCCCCGCCGACCACCTTGCGCCACCGGCGCGCCTCCCGGATGAAGTCTCGAGTGCCGCAGATGACTGAGCCCACTGGGGCAGATAGGCCCTTGGAGAGGCAGAACTGCACCGAATCGCACTCGCGGGCTATGCGCGAGGCCGGCACCCCCAGGGCCACCTGAGCGTTGAAGATCCTGGCTCCGTCGAGATGTACCGAAAGACCGTGCTCGTGGGCCAGCTGGCCGAGAACGTCCATCTTCTCCACCGGCACGGCGGACCCGTTACACCGGTTGTGGGTGTTCTCCAGGGCGAGCAGGCGAGAGACGGGATAGTGCACGTTCCAGGGCTGGCGTATGGCTGCAAGCACATCGCCGGGATCGAGCGAGCCATCGGGGAGGTTGGGCACGGCCCGAGTATGGATCCCTCCGAGAGCGGAGACGCCGCCGGCCTCGAACAAGTAGATGTGAGCCACGTCACCGAGGATCATCTCGTCCCCGCGCTGGCAGTGGGTGAGACAGCTCACCAGGTTGCCCATGGTGCCGCTGACGACCAGAAGCGCCGCTTCTTTGCCCAGCTTCTCCGCTGCCAGCTCCTCGAGTCGGTTCACCGTCGGGTCTTCGGCGAAAACGTCATCACCGAGCTCGGCCTCGTACATGGCCTTGCGCATGGCGGGGGTG contains the following coding sequences:
- the ltaE gene encoding low-specificity L-threonine aldolase translates to MIDLRSDTVTQPTPAMRKAMYEAELGDDVFAEDPTVNRLEELAAEKLGKEAALLVVSGTMGNLVSCLTHCQRGDEMILGDVAHIYLFEAGGVSALGGIHTRAVPNLPDGSLDPGDVLAAIRQPWNVHYPVSRLLALENTHNRCNGSAVPVEKMDVLGQLAHEHGLSVHLDGARIFNAQVALGVPASRIARECDSVQFCLSKGLSAPVGSVICGTRDFIREARRWRKVVGGGMRQAGVIAAAGVVALTEMIDRLSEDHANAKRLAHGLAQSPYIEIDPELYPTDIIYFTLGSKSPHDPTEFLSRLKERGVLVSQPGGTKFRAVTHYGITEADVDAAVAAISAAAAP